The Armatimonadota bacterium genome includes a window with the following:
- the cheR gene encoding chemotaxis protein CheR produces the protein MRQSDLTYEEFIAQIKQRTGIDLALYKQEQMQRRLKGSMERAGADGYAAYLRLLDTNPTVRQVFLDRLTINVSELFRNPEHFGTLADRILPEIAEGKRSIRIWSAGCSYGAEPVSLAVLAQEKLPGVSCEILATDIDESILKAAAKGEFQDPDMKNVNAQRRARWFEREGTTWKAKPELMRLIRFVKHNLLADSAPGVFDLIVCRNVVIYFGDEAKDRVNRMFFQALKPGGYLFVGGTERVADSEQIGFENPLPFFYRRPR, from the coding sequence TTGAGACAGTCGGATCTGACATACGAAGAGTTCATCGCGCAGATCAAGCAGCGCACCGGCATAGACCTGGCTCTCTACAAGCAGGAGCAGATGCAGCGCAGGCTCAAGGGCTCCATGGAGCGGGCCGGTGCTGACGGGTATGCCGCCTACTTGCGCCTTCTGGACACCAATCCCACCGTCAGGCAGGTGTTTCTGGACCGTCTGACCATAAACGTCTCAGAGCTGTTCCGCAACCCGGAGCATTTCGGCACCCTGGCGGACCGGATCCTTCCGGAGATCGCGGAGGGAAAGCGCAGCATCCGTATCTGGAGCGCCGGCTGCTCCTACGGCGCGGAGCCGGTTTCGCTGGCGGTTCTGGCGCAGGAAAAGCTGCCAGGGGTGTCCTGCGAGATCCTGGCGACTGACATTGACGAAAGCATCCTGAAGGCCGCCGCGAAGGGAGAGTTCCAGGATCCGGACATGAAGAATGTCAACGCTCAGCGCCGAGCACGCTGGTTCGAGCGGGAGGGCACAACATGGAAGGCCAAGCCGGAGTTGATGCGCCTCATCCGGTTTGTGAAGCATAACCTGCTGGCGGATTCTGCTCCGGGCGTCTTTGACCTCATTGTGTGCCGGAATGTCGTCATCTACTTCGGGGACGAGGCGAAGGACCGGGTTAACCGCATGTTCTTCCAAGCGCTCAAGCCGGGCGGTTATCTGTTCGTGGGTGGCACGGAGCGCGTGGCGGACAGCGAACAGATCGGGTTCGAGAACCCTCTGCCATTTTTCTACCGCAGACCTCGTTGA
- a CDS encoding chemotaxis protein CheA: MVNETDFSEFLDVYIQEANEQIEKLDDGLLRLEKEPSDTDILNAIFRAAHTLKGSSATMGFTHIKDLTHDAENLLDALRSAPPEARSAAVDSLLATTAILRAFVDGLQEGDASGTGLEEEVAEVRARLAEAMPSRSAAGESSPKQARKVAEGPGTRFEIRFRQDCQMPAVRAFMATQTLENAGNVLWTDPAGEALDSLQVSDVLTVGVDLPEDADAEALAARVADIPEIESCKVLKSSDAQRISGEPAQSRGAAQRKVAADSQEGMQTVRVAVDLLDRLVNLVGELVVDRTGLALIEGNLAGKFESDESVQSLRAINSHLGRIVTDIHDEIMRMRMLPVGQVFRRYPRMVRDLCQKLGKKADLILEGEETGLDRSILEDIVDPLTHLLRNALDHGIETPQERLEKGKPETGRVVLSARHEEGHVVIEIEDDGKGIDAAKVRDAAVARGVISAEAASKLDERDSLMLLFASGVSTAEKVTEISGRGVGLDVVKNNIEKLHGQIEVSSTPGQGSRFTVRLPLTLAIVPALIVRSSGRLFAIPLASVVSTTIEQSSRIHTIEGVPCVVVRNETLPLISAASVFEGRDRFIPEQEEFTVVIVQSRGKNAAFAVDEMVGKMEIVVKSLGSYLGEIPGFSGAAILGDGHIALIVDVASMLDMLRRRRAMAA, encoded by the coding sequence ATGGTCAACGAGACAGATTTCTCCGAATTCTTGGACGTCTACATTCAGGAGGCTAACGAGCAGATCGAAAAGCTCGATGACGGCCTCTTGAGGCTGGAGAAGGAGCCTTCCGATACGGATATCCTGAACGCCATCTTCCGCGCCGCGCATACCCTGAAGGGATCGTCGGCGACGATGGGGTTCACCCACATTAAGGATCTTACTCACGACGCGGAAAACCTGCTGGACGCGCTGCGTAGCGCACCTCCCGAAGCCCGCAGCGCGGCGGTGGACAGCCTTCTGGCCACGACGGCGATCCTGAGAGCCTTTGTGGACGGCCTCCAGGAAGGCGATGCTTCAGGCACGGGACTGGAGGAGGAGGTTGCGGAGGTCAGGGCGCGACTGGCTGAGGCTATGCCCTCTCGCTCGGCTGCCGGGGAGTCTTCTCCGAAGCAGGCGCGCAAGGTTGCCGAAGGCCCCGGCACGCGATTCGAGATCCGCTTCCGTCAGGACTGTCAGATGCCTGCGGTACGGGCTTTCATGGCCACGCAGACCCTGGAAAACGCGGGCAACGTGCTTTGGACGGATCCGGCGGGCGAGGCTCTGGACTCGCTCCAGGTTTCGGATGTCCTCACCGTCGGTGTGGACCTGCCTGAGGACGCGGACGCCGAAGCGCTGGCCGCACGCGTGGCGGATATCCCCGAGATCGAGTCGTGCAAAGTTCTGAAATCTTCGGACGCGCAAAGGATCAGCGGTGAGCCGGCGCAGTCCCGAGGTGCTGCCCAGCGTAAGGTGGCGGCAGACTCGCAGGAAGGCATGCAGACCGTCCGGGTGGCGGTGGACCTCCTGGACAGGTTGGTCAACCTGGTGGGCGAGCTGGTGGTGGATCGCACCGGCCTGGCTCTCATTGAGGGCAATCTGGCCGGTAAGTTCGAGTCAGACGAGTCCGTCCAGAGCCTTCGCGCCATCAACAGCCACCTGGGGCGCATCGTCACCGACATCCACGACGAGATCATGCGTATGAGGATGTTGCCCGTCGGACAGGTGTTCCGCCGGTATCCGCGTATGGTCCGGGATCTCTGCCAGAAGTTGGGCAAGAAGGCCGATCTTATCCTCGAGGGCGAAGAGACGGGTCTGGATCGCTCCATTCTGGAGGATATCGTTGATCCGCTGACCCACCTCCTCCGTAATGCGCTCGATCACGGCATCGAGACACCTCAGGAGCGGCTGGAGAAAGGCAAGCCCGAGACCGGCCGGGTGGTTCTCTCCGCGCGTCACGAGGAGGGCCACGTAGTCATCGAGATCGAAGATGATGGAAAGGGAATCGACGCTGCAAAGGTGCGCGATGCTGCCGTGGCCAGAGGGGTGATCTCCGCCGAGGCGGCCTCCAAACTGGACGAGCGTGACAGTTTGATGCTCCTTTTTGCCTCCGGTGTCAGCACCGCCGAGAAGGTCACAGAGATCTCCGGACGTGGCGTCGGGCTGGACGTTGTCAAGAATAACATCGAGAAGCTCCACGGCCAGATTGAGGTTTCCTCTACCCCCGGTCAGGGATCCCGGTTTACAGTGCGATTGCCGTTGACGCTGGCCATCGTTCCCGCGCTGATCGTCCGGTCGAGTGGGCGGCTGTTCGCCATACCGCTTGCTTCGGTGGTCTCCACCACTATCGAGCAATCCAGCCGCATCCATACCATCGAGGGTGTGCCTTGCGTCGTCGTCAGGAATGAGACTCTCCCGCTCATCAGCGCCGCTTCTGTCTTCGAGGGGCGGGACAGGTTCATCCCGGAGCAGGAGGAGTTCACCGTCGTCATCGTGCAGAGTCGCGGCAAGAATGCCGCATTCGCCGTGGACGAGATGGTCGGAAAGATGGAGATCGTCGTCAAATCCCTCGGCTCGTATCTCGGGGAGATTCCGGGCTTCTCAGGCGCGGCCATCCTGGGTGACGGCCATATTGCCCTGATTGTGGACGTGGCTTCCATGCTGGATATGCTGCGCCGCCGCAGGGCGATGGCAGCCTAA
- a CDS encoding glycosyl transferase family 1, with protein MSLRVDIVCGTYPPDRCGVADYTRRLCAGLRDLGVDARVVTTRGLDAQADPAVPADCVAKDWGVRSAFALARNLAERGPDIVHIQFPAYRYHGHWGVHVLPALMSRRGVPVITTLHEYCMAPWGGRLKQLLNVGFSRRVIVTNAQDRELIGRWLPQERLDLIPIGSNIPLTGTREHGKEILQSLGVPAGNDVALFFGFVRPGKGVETLLRACAYAKRSRSLSVTVVCPDPEESYRKSLQNLMGDLGIASDVFWAGYREGAEASSLLLASDVVVLPFEDGATMRRGSLLAALTHGRPVVTTWSRATPREFRHGVNMMLGRPGDHQEVSQHLVAVLGDAALREKITAGARELGRAFDWRNISAATVAVYERTLEEGQPRRESHSQAAGGAP; from the coding sequence GTGAGTCTGCGGGTCGACATCGTCTGCGGGACATATCCGCCAGACCGCTGCGGTGTGGCGGATTATACCCGCCGCCTTTGCGCAGGACTCCGCGATCTGGGAGTGGATGCCCGGGTGGTGACCACCCGGGGGCTCGATGCGCAGGCCGATCCTGCTGTGCCGGCGGACTGCGTGGCGAAAGACTGGGGGGTGCGGTCTGCGTTTGCTCTGGCAAGGAACCTGGCGGAGCGCGGGCCGGACATTGTCCATATCCAGTTTCCCGCCTATCGCTATCACGGTCACTGGGGAGTCCACGTGCTTCCGGCGCTGATGTCGCGACGCGGTGTTCCTGTCATCACCACGCTGCACGAGTATTGCATGGCCCCGTGGGGCGGGCGTCTCAAGCAGCTCCTGAATGTGGGATTCTCGCGACGGGTCATCGTCACCAACGCACAGGACAGGGAACTTATTGGCCGTTGGCTGCCTCAGGAGCGGCTCGATCTTATTCCCATCGGCAGCAACATCCCGCTGACGGGCACCCGCGAGCACGGGAAAGAGATCTTGCAATCGTTGGGGGTGCCTGCCGGAAACGATGTTGCGCTTTTCTTCGGGTTCGTGCGACCGGGAAAGGGCGTGGAGACTCTGTTGCGCGCGTGCGCTTATGCCAAGCGCTCCCGTTCCTTGAGCGTGACCGTCGTCTGCCCGGATCCTGAGGAGTCTTACCGGAAGTCACTGCAAAATCTCATGGGGGATCTCGGTATCGCCTCCGATGTCTTCTGGGCCGGTTACAGGGAGGGTGCGGAGGCATCGTCTTTGCTGCTCGCCTCGGATGTGGTTGTGCTGCCTTTCGAAGACGGGGCCACGATGCGCCGGGGCTCGCTTCTGGCGGCGCTGACTCACGGGCGTCCGGTTGTGACAACATGGTCTCGCGCAACTCCCCGGGAGTTCCGGCACGGCGTGAATATGATGCTGGGCCGTCCGGGTGACCATCAGGAAGTCTCACAGCATCTTGTCGCCGTGCTGGGGGACGCTGCCCTTCGGGAGAAGATCACAGCGGGAGCACGCGAACTGGGAAGAGCTTTCGACTGGCGAAACATCTCTGCTGCGACCGTTGCGGTGTATGAGCGGACGCTGGAAGAGGGCCAGCCTAGGCGGGAGTCGCATTCCCAGGCTGCCGGAGGAGCGCCGTGA
- a CDS encoding O-antigen polymerase yields MKAMAARGRFGRDVQSALLRAAAYFLVLLLLAGSAVGVWYAAEQSRLAEAAVIAIAAAAVVALFRRAENGVLLVIMTMPLMDLFVLPILGVNIKASDWLAFLAIGVFLLRVPFDRTLSVREDVLKWPVLLYLLTGLLSTVLTYGALAAAEEVEGATGLNSLNLRTWTQTFWGVYSLMLYVMVFSVIRTRALLKTAVNVLLLTAAAVGIYAISGHRYWTGGGYRVLGTFSEPSYYAEWLILTLPLAVTLTMANGIRGGRLVQGALILLLGANLFLTFSTGGYASAILATAVLLFLSYRCGLIRRIGMSRLAVMGVAVWALAVVLVFTFVPTARMSLQIVVDKVVNPERSEHSAMLRERARFAAKCIFAEHPIWGVGPGNFPFYRPQYVVDDPTAVDYERVGRWDPNNLYLEVLSERGVVGGMAFSLIWLVFFTQMLMSLKKARDDYSRALLIGLIAGFAGVLLGYYAHANFFRIYIWVMMGLAMAAARLAHEPAPEMEIASPDARPWRSGPVLETPVRSFRPDAGAAR; encoded by the coding sequence ATGAAAGCGATGGCCGCGCGCGGGCGTTTCGGCCGTGATGTTCAGTCGGCCCTTCTCCGGGCGGCCGCCTATTTTCTCGTCCTTCTCCTGCTGGCTGGAAGTGCGGTAGGAGTTTGGTACGCTGCAGAGCAGAGCCGGCTCGCTGAGGCTGCTGTCATCGCGATTGCGGCAGCGGCGGTTGTCGCGCTGTTCCGCAGGGCGGAGAACGGCGTGCTGCTGGTCATCATGACAATGCCGCTGATGGACCTCTTCGTCCTGCCGATTCTGGGGGTGAACATCAAGGCCAGCGACTGGCTCGCCTTTCTGGCGATCGGAGTGTTCTTGCTGCGAGTCCCCTTCGACCGCACACTGAGTGTCCGGGAGGACGTCCTGAAATGGCCCGTGCTGCTGTATCTCTTGACGGGACTGCTCTCAACCGTCCTGACATACGGAGCCCTCGCGGCGGCCGAAGAGGTGGAGGGAGCGACGGGTCTGAACTCTCTGAACCTGCGCACGTGGACGCAGACGTTCTGGGGCGTCTACAGCCTGATGCTCTACGTGATGGTGTTCTCCGTCATTCGGACGCGCGCTCTCCTGAAAACCGCTGTCAACGTGCTGCTGCTCACCGCAGCTGCGGTCGGCATTTATGCTATCAGTGGACATCGCTACTGGACGGGCGGTGGTTACCGGGTTCTGGGGACCTTTTCTGAGCCATCCTACTACGCTGAGTGGCTCATCCTGACGCTGCCGCTGGCCGTCACCCTCACAATGGCTAATGGGATCCGGGGAGGCAGGTTAGTCCAGGGGGCGCTCATCCTGCTGCTTGGAGCCAATCTTTTCCTGACTTTCTCCACGGGAGGTTACGCCAGCGCAATTCTTGCCACGGCCGTGTTGCTCTTCCTCTCATATCGCTGCGGGCTAATCCGTCGCATCGGAATGTCTCGGCTGGCTGTTATGGGAGTGGCGGTGTGGGCGCTGGCGGTTGTGCTGGTCTTTACGTTTGTACCCACCGCTCGGATGTCCCTGCAGATCGTCGTTGACAAGGTGGTGAACCCGGAGCGCAGCGAGCACTCCGCAATGCTACGTGAACGAGCCCGCTTCGCTGCCAAGTGCATTTTTGCGGAACATCCCATCTGGGGTGTGGGACCTGGCAACTTCCCGTTCTACCGGCCGCAATATGTGGTGGATGACCCGACAGCGGTGGACTATGAACGCGTGGGCCGCTGGGATCCGAACAACCTGTATCTTGAGGTGCTGAGCGAACGCGGAGTGGTGGGGGGAATGGCCTTTTCCCTCATCTGGCTGGTTTTCTTCACGCAGATGCTGATGTCGTTGAAAAAGGCGCGGGATGATTACTCGCGCGCTCTGCTGATTGGGCTGATTGCGGGCTTTGCCGGGGTGCTGCTGGGCTACTACGCGCATGCGAACTTTTTCCGGATCTACATCTGGGTGATGATGGGACTGGCCATGGCGGCGGCGCGGCTCGCTCACGAGCCTGCCCCGGAGATGGAGATCGCCAGTCCAGACGCCCGACCCTGGCGGAGCGGCCCTGTTCTTGAAACGCCGGTGCGTTCCTTCCGGCCGGACGCAGGAGCGGCACGGTGA
- a CDS encoding ADP-heptose--LPS heptosyltransferase, with translation MNGAKRAWRRILLTRIQKLGDCVLFVPVVRAFRQALPEAEIHILAGTAVGEAVFQMCPSVDRIVRTQWPAPAGVRAKLREVLKLRAGRYDAVFLSTQETGMAFKVWLAGIPLRAGFGSVRHAGAEYRERFPFLLTHVLEQGDGEHEVTANLQLAALAGGDSAAAEFDLRPGETASAQAAELLREAGLQGAPFACVHPGASSDERAWDAEHFADACDRLVEGGLGVVLIGTGEETERVEIVLGAMKKRGGAASLAGKTTVPVLAAIFARCAVFAGNDSGPMHLAAAMGAPVAAVFVTGDPRVWAPWTPPQRRHLFTLADATPQGLAEAALGLAGDASR, from the coding sequence ATGAATGGGGCGAAAAGAGCTTGGAGACGGATCCTGCTGACGCGCATTCAGAAGCTGGGCGACTGCGTGTTGTTCGTTCCTGTGGTGCGGGCTTTCCGGCAGGCATTGCCGGAGGCGGAGATCCACATTCTGGCTGGGACAGCGGTGGGGGAAGCTGTCTTCCAGATGTGTCCTTCCGTGGATCGCATCGTGCGGACGCAGTGGCCCGCTCCTGCGGGTGTCCGGGCCAAACTGCGCGAAGTCCTGAAGTTGCGCGCCGGTCGGTATGATGCCGTGTTCCTGTCCACCCAGGAAACCGGTATGGCGTTCAAGGTGTGGCTGGCGGGCATTCCCTTACGGGCAGGGTTCGGGAGCGTGCGGCACGCCGGAGCAGAATACCGGGAGCGCTTTCCTTTTCTTTTGACACACGTGCTGGAGCAGGGGGACGGCGAACATGAAGTCACGGCTAACCTGCAGCTTGCCGCGCTGGCCGGGGGGGATAGTGCGGCGGCCGAATTCGACCTCCGTCCGGGCGAGACTGCCAGCGCCCAGGCGGCGGAACTGCTCCGCGAGGCAGGTCTGCAGGGGGCCCCGTTTGCTTGCGTGCATCCCGGTGCCAGTTCAGATGAACGCGCGTGGGATGCGGAGCACTTTGCGGATGCCTGTGACCGGCTTGTGGAGGGAGGGCTGGGAGTGGTGCTGATCGGAACGGGAGAGGAGACCGAGCGCGTGGAGATCGTGCTTGGAGCCATGAAGAAGCGCGGGGGAGCTGCCAGCCTGGCAGGGAAAACCACCGTGCCGGTGCTGGCGGCGATATTCGCCCGGTGCGCCGTTTTCGCTGGCAACGACAGCGGTCCCATGCACCTGGCGGCTGCAATGGGCGCTCCTGTCGCGGCCGTGTTTGTGACGGGTGATCCTCGTGTTTGGGCTCCCTGGACTCCCCCGCAGCGTCGGCATCTGTTCACTCTGGCAGATGCCACTCCACAGGGGCTAGCGGAAGCGGCCCTGGGCCTGGCAGGGGATGCCAGCCGGTGA
- a CDS encoding glycosyl transferase family 1 yields the protein MKVGYFGRPIGAIGGIARHTTELLAALGRVAPANQYLVYTNRPNVVFPLPGAIIRRGPARIGRVLWEQVVVASQLRRDRPDVYHSPDFTLPLTADPPMIVTVHDLIYLKQPQGTSWRAAALYRLLTGPSVRKARRVLAVSQHSAREVRSAFGLREEQVTVVPSGVSETLRRLAAQLPPGESRETSEAPRPYILYAGLLTSRKGVLTLLGAFEHLRESGWAGYLVLAGLQGSDYATVAKRIASSAYRESILLKGAVDDATLARLYASASVFCLPSFHEGFGLTVLEAMTFGCPVVASECSAIPEAVGDCGLLAPPGDPSALAEALRKVLLDEDLAASLRERGRQRAGEFTWDGSARRTLEVYREVGEDSR from the coding sequence GTGAAAGTCGGCTATTTCGGGCGTCCCATCGGAGCCATTGGCGGAATTGCGCGACACACGACGGAGCTGCTGGCCGCACTGGGCAGGGTGGCCCCCGCGAACCAGTATCTGGTCTATACTAACCGGCCCAATGTTGTTTTCCCACTGCCGGGCGCTATTATCCGCCGTGGCCCGGCGCGAATTGGCCGTGTGCTGTGGGAGCAGGTGGTGGTCGCGTCACAGCTTAGGCGGGACCGACCGGATGTCTATCATTCCCCGGATTTCACTCTGCCGCTAACGGCCGACCCGCCGATGATAGTGACAGTGCACGACCTTATCTATCTCAAACAGCCGCAGGGGACGTCCTGGCGGGCTGCGGCGCTATACAGGTTATTGACCGGCCCGAGCGTGCGGAAGGCGAGAAGGGTGCTTGCGGTGTCCCAGCACTCGGCTCGGGAAGTGCGCAGCGCTTTTGGCCTTCGGGAGGAGCAGGTGACGGTTGTGCCGTCGGGGGTCAGCGAGACCCTGCGCCGGCTGGCTGCGCAGCTGCCGCCGGGAGAATCCAGGGAAACGTCGGAGGCCCCCCGGCCGTATATCCTGTATGCCGGGTTGCTGACGTCCCGGAAGGGTGTGCTGACACTGCTGGGTGCGTTCGAGCATTTGAGGGAGTCGGGCTGGGCCGGATATCTGGTGCTTGCAGGTTTGCAGGGTAGCGACTACGCGACGGTGGCTAAGAGGATTGCGTCATCTGCCTACCGGGAGAGCATACTGCTGAAGGGGGCGGTGGACGATGCAACTCTTGCGCGCCTTTACGCGTCCGCAAGCGTGTTCTGCCTTCCCAGCTTCCACGAGGGCTTCGGCCTAACGGTTCTGGAAGCGATGACTTTTGGCTGTCCGGTGGTTGCCTCCGAATGCTCGGCAATTCCCGAGGCGGTCGGCGATTGCGGGCTGCTCGCCCCGCCGGGCGATCCCAGTGCACTGGCAGAGGCTCTTCGGAAGGTGCTGCTCGATGAAGATCTCGCCGCCAGTCTGCGGGAACGCGGCCGCCAGCGGGCCGGAGAGTTCACATGGGACGGCTCCGCCCGGCGAACGCTGGAAGTCTACCGTGAGGTGGGGGAGGACAGCCGATGA